One window of the Rhipicephalus sanguineus isolate Rsan-2018 chromosome 2, BIME_Rsan_1.4, whole genome shotgun sequence genome contains the following:
- the LOC125757414 gene encoding uncharacterized protein LOC125757414, with the protein MGPVLRQRPRPAGAAAQPRAVSDPSTTGDTSAQQAGTPPSATFASLTNTALRQQSHEPATPAQPNKPIHERESSQTSTSSPAATEETDASTASSSSWEHATPPSSPATPVASSEAGSSRSFTASPSLSSLSAAVTAAPVLPAAAVTGPNTPAATSAPQGFEQPTTSSRPFLSQRCDQATPMPCPNTSGHTIIFRPVGKKTHFLALSRDNIASFLSGFPATRRVRVNYRRNLVAVDTHQASDPTSLLQVAVICDVKVRSKILTPNTCVGLVFGVDPRFDAEAISANICSSVPVTSCVRRGKCLTITFEGTTVPKEIFLYKQRRLVRPRLPRPLQCTRCGRYGHATATCSLDERCLRCGASHAAEPCTAEQPRCINCNGNHASTDPRCSSWQLQRKAAVILASSDGSVTRRQALERAGNVVRNKQGTSVVTKGRSFRDALTGGCASTTTEPTPSTTSAPAPQADPKDVVLAALAAAIRAVLPFVPDDSPVRALCAAALAAHDVIAPTG; encoded by the coding sequence ATGGGACCCGTCTTGAGACAGCGGCCCCGCCCCGCTGGCGCTGCAGCGCAGCCTCGCGCGGTCTCCGACCCCTCTACAACAGGGGATACATCAGCACAGCAAGCAGGCACCCCCCCTTCGGCGACCTTCGCGTCGTTGACTAACACGGCGCTCCGACAACAAAGCCACGAGCCCGCAACCCCTGCACAACCAAACAAGCCCATACATGAGAGAGAGTCTTCCCAAACAAGTACCTCCTCTCCTGCAGCAACTGAGGAAACGGATGCGTCCACTGCCTCGTCTTCCTCTTGGGAGCACGCCACGCCTCCCTCCTCTCCTGCCACCCCCGTGGCCTCAAGCGAAGCTGGCTCGTCCCGCTCGTTCACCGCATCTCCTTCTCTCTCGTCTCTCTCGGCTGCCGTAACAGCGGCGCCCGTTCTCCCTGCCGCGGCCGTAACTGGGCCAAACACGCCCGCTGCAACTTCCGCTCCCCAGGGCTTCGAGCAACCTACCACCTCGTCACGTCCCTTCCTGAGTCAACGATGCGACCAGGCCACTCCTATGCCGTGCCCAAACACTTCCGGGCACACCATCATCTTCCGCCCTGTCGGGAAGAAAACACACTTCCTCGCTCTTTCGAGGGACAACATTGCGAGCTTCCTCTCCGGATTCCCCGCTACGCGGCGAGTTCGTGTCAACTACCGGCGCAACCTCGTCGCCGTCGATACACACCAAGCTTCTGACCCCACCTCCCTACTACAGGTGGCCGTCATCTGCGATGTCAAGGTCAGAAGCAAGATTCTCACCCCGAACACATGCGTCGGATTGGTCTTCGGAGTTGATCCTCGCTTCGACGCCGAAGCAATTTCGGCCAACATCTGCTCATCAGTCCCAGTGACTTCTTGCGTGAGACGAGGCAAATGCCTTACCATCACTTTCGAGGGCACCACGGTCCCCAAGGAAATTTTCCTGTATAAACAAAGGCGCCTCGTTCGTCCTCGCCTCCCCAGGCCTCTCCAATGCACCCGATGCGGCCGCTACGGACACGCCACGGCCACCTGCTCGCTTGACGAGCGCTGTCTTCGCTGCGGTGCCAGCCACGCCGCAGAACCCTGTACAGCAGAACAACCACGTTGCATCAATTGCAACGGCAACCACGCCTCAACAGACCCGCGCTGCTCTTCCTGGCAGCTTCAGCGCAAGGCCGCCGTCATCCTCGCCTCATCCGATGGCTCCGTGACTCGCCGCCAAGCTCTGGAGCGCGCCGGGAACGTTGTACGCAACAAGCAGGGCACTTCGGTTGTAACCAAGGGCCGTTCCTTCCGCGATGCCCTTACCGGCGGCTGTGCCTCTACCACCACCGAACCTACGCCCTCTACAACGAGTGCGCCGGCTCCTCAGGCCGACCCCAAGGACGTTGTGCTGGCCGCGCTCGCCGCAGCCATTCGTGCAGTCCTGCCCTTCGTTCCCGACGACTCACCTGTTCGTGCGTTGTGCGCCGCGGCTCTCGCCGCGCATGATGTCATCGCGCCCACGGGATAA